A window from Plasmodium cynomolgi strain B DNA, chromosome 7, whole genome shotgun sequence encodes these proteins:
- a CDS encoding hypothetical protein (putative), translating to MKNENHNEINIKGIDKAKCDKSDESRTVEFFTVNIIQWTSQIRVNVFFFNLKIIILTFFLYISKHFSNSSPLTPGNYSNNERHNVRFKTLRLLNENDCTNSTSKYKSASSITKKKSDKSGDSEKRTETTKSIFTSYKNLGNAFIEVDLSDEGVLLGEMNKIILQEKLMREEFSKAGDSPSNEYFALYFNDENCINRIMDLSRKSRLYRSKYLRLRYRILRHINKFLKRMKVFFIMEYKYNKNVLEEFRASNFYYFVFPYVKYHIKIFFSWFSKKNSRTKSKY from the exons atgAAGAATGAAAAccataatgaaataaatattaaaggAATAGACAAGGCAAAATGTGATAAATCAGATGAAAGCCGTACTGTTGAATTTTTCACAGTGAATATAATACAATGGACAAGCCAAATTAGAGttaacgtatttttttttaacttgaaAATTATCATATTAACCTTCTTCCTTTATATATCAAAACATTTCAGCAAT AGTTCTCCGTTAACGCCAGGAAATTACTCGAACAATGAAAGGCACAACGTGCGCTTTAAAACATTAAGATTGTTGAACGAAAATGACTGTACCAATTCTACTAGTAAATATAAATCAGCGTCATCAATaaccaagaaaaaaagtgataaatCAGGGGATTcggaaaaaagaacagaaacGACCAAATCAATCTTTACTAGTTATAAAAACTTAGGCAATGCATTTATTGAAGTTGATTTATCAGATGAAGGAGTACTGCTGGgggaaatgaataaaattatattgcaAGAGAAACTCATGAGGGAGGAATTTTCGAAGGCAGGGGATTCTCCTTCAAACGAATATTTTGCCCTTTATTTCAATGATGAAAATTGCATAAATCGAATCATGGACTTGTCGAGAAAATCAAGATTGTATAGAAGCAAATATTTGCGACTGAGGTATCGTATTCTCAGACAtatcaataaatttttaaaaagaatgaaagTATTCTTCATAATGGAATATAAGTACAATAAAAACGTTTTGGAAGAATTTCGTGCTAGTAATTTTTACTACTTCGTATTTCCTTATGTAAAATATCacatcaaaattttcttttcttggttttcaaagaaaaattctCGTACTAAAagtaaatattaa